The Brachyhypopomus gauderio isolate BG-103 chromosome 7, BGAUD_0.2, whole genome shotgun sequence genome has a window encoding:
- the notchl gene encoding neurogenic locus notch homolog protein 1 isoform X2, whose translation MALLLGLVFTLWPVSRMCQALSDPWNSCPTDTACKAKFADGVCDKECTSPQCLRDGFDCVKAKDSCKPGYVQYCRDHYDNTYCEQSCKTASCGWDGSDCFQNQQPNWARGTLILQTSVPFQKGPFQNGSLLWALSVLLQTSVKLRGVVPFQTSTDLFSLEPQQLIELHQQLSTHKSNGSLLFLQVDNRACTHLPHTCFSYAAEAASFLSAVLELNHAPHLVQNELVTLIAIRGIDREVVVKETIAGVSSAWLWPVVGVASGMGVALAVVGVALLVWVRRRRRRRMGGERVRHRSTATDDNNGSKAWTRRSADQHKERSRRDREKDRNGAKKKKKKGKEAGKRRSEPLGEDAIRMRPLRKDLDIGSDTDMTQSSMEDITRTICDHRSPAQKHFDLSPQQPTAQAALPGRWERNPAPAQQRAATSTAPVQWCGPDGSVVLIRAVRSGLDRVVLELLRAGVPVNNTDHTGRSALHWACSVNHLSLARTLVRYGATVDQQDHKGETALFLAALHGCYETARFLLLNGANQELTDRRGRRPIDVAREALHHQVLELLLAHRVHLSPFPVDPATEVLWDDRTYLYSQWASPPSLAGRSASFSGVIGNRDLSSPPPSTDWLMSRAQCASAQNWRPMPTQSATALVSPRILGHPSRPISTLQEVTSEAEEEDREPQDVSQATMGHFLSPQPAPRQRSFSCTQHALQRHSSSNQSELPASVAPEKRANEHVEIVVMPHPKASPSQPESKSAALVTNTAQTDSERESKSCESKSDTVSNEPMSVQTVV comes from the exons ATGGCCCTGCTGTTGGGGCTCGTCTTCACCTTATGGCCTGTCAGCAGAATGTGTCAAG CTCTCAGTGATCCCTGGAATAGCTGTCCCACCGATACGGCGTGCAAGGCCAAGTTTGCAGACGGCGTGTGTGATAAGGAGTGCACCTCTCCACAGTGCCTGCGAGACGGATTTGACTGCGTCAAAGCCAAAGACTCCTGCAA ACCAGGCTACGTGCAGTACTGCCGCGATCACTACGACAACACGTACTGCGAGCAAAGCTGCAAGACGGCCTCCTGCGGGTGGGACGGGTCCGACTGCTTCCAGAACCAGCAGCCCAACTGGGCCAGGGGAACCCTGATCCTGCAGACCTCTGTCCCATTCCAGAAGGGTCCGTTCCAGAACGGATCCCTGCTTTGGGCTCTCAGCGTCTTGCTCCAGACCAGCGTCAAACTGAGAGGTGTGGTGCCTTTCCAGACCAGCACTGACCTCTTCAGTCTGGAGCCCCAGCAACTGATAGAGCTACATCAGCAGCTGTCTACACACAAGAGCAATGG GTCACTGTTGTTCCTGCAGGTGGACAACAGGGCCTGCACGCACCTGCCGCACACCTGCTTCTCATACGCGGCCGAGGCGGCGAGCTTCCTGAGTGCCGTGCTGGAGCTGAACCACGCCCCGCACCTGGTCCAGAACGAGCTCGTCACGCTGATCGCCATCCGCGGGATCGACCGGGAGGTTGTGGTGAAAGAAACTATTGCGGGGGTGTCCAGTG CTTGGCTGTGGCCTGTGGTGGGCGTGGCATCTGGCATGGGCGTGGCCCTAGCCGTGGTGGGCGTGGCACTGCTTGTCTGGGtcaggaggagaagaagaaggagaatgGGAGGTGAGAGAGTGCGCCACAGATCCACCGCCACAGATGACAACAACGGCAGCAAGGCCTGGACACGTCGCTCAGCAGATCAGCACAAGGAGAGAAGCAGGAGGGACAGGGAGAAGGACAGGAACGGcgcaaagaagaagaagaagaaagggaaGGAGGCGGGAAAGAGGCGCAGTGAGCCGCTCGGAGAGGACGCCATCCGCATGCG GCCTCTCAGGAAAGATCTGGACATTGGCAGTGACACAGACATGACCCAGAGCTCCATGGAGGACATCACTCGGACCATCTGTGACCACAGGTCTCCAGCACAGAAGCATTTTGATCTCAGCCCCCAGCAGCCGACCGCTCAAG CAGCCCTCCCAGGGAGGTGGGAGAGGAACCCCGCCCCTGCACAGCAAAGAGCTGCGACCAGT ACGGCTCCAGTCCAGTGGTGTGGCCCAGACGGCTCCGTTGTCCTGATCCGTGCTGTGCGCAGTGGTCTAGACAGGGTGGTGCTGGAGTTGCTGAGAGCGGGCGTGCCAGTGAACAACACTGATCACACCG GGAGATCCGCCCTGCACTGGGCATGCTCAGTAAATCACCTCTCATTGGCTCGGACACTGGTACGCTACGGTGCCACAGTCGATCAGCAGGATCACaag GGTGAGACTGCCCTCTTTCTCGCCGCCCTTCATGGTTGCTATGAAACCGCAAGATTCCTCCTCCTAAACGGGGCCAACCAAGAGCTGACGGACCGCAGGGGGCGTCGACCAATAGATGTGGCTCGGGAAGCATTACATCATCAGGTCCTTGAGCTCCTATTGGCCCACAGAGTCCACCTGAGTCCATTTCCTGTGGACCCAGCCACTGAGGTGCTGTGGGACGACCGTACTTACTTATACTCCCAGTGGGCATCACCTCCTAGCCTAGCAGGAAGAAGTGCGTCCTTTTCTGGGGTCATAGGTAACAGAGACCTGTCCTCGCCACCACCCAG CACTGACTGGCTAATGAGCAGAGCACAGTGTGCCTCCGCCCAGAACTGGCGCCCCATGCCAACCCAATCCGCCACGGCTCTAGTCAGCCCCAGGATTCTTGGCCACCCATCCCGGCCAATCAGCACACTCCAGGAAGTGACTTCAGAAGCGGAGGAAGAAGACCGAGAACCACAGGATGTTTCCCAGGCCACAATGGGCCACTTCCTGTCTCCTCAGCCAGCGCCTCGACAACGTTCCTTTTCCTGCACTCAACACGCACTGCAGCGCCACTCAAGCAGCAACCAATCAGAGCTGCCTGCGTCTGTCGCGCCAGAGAAACGAGCCAATGAACACGTAGAGATAGTGGTCATGCCCCACCCTAAGGCAAGCCCCAGCCAACCAGAGAGTAAAAGTGCAGCGCTGGTCACCAACACGGCTCAGACagactctgagagagagagcaagagctGTGAATCAAAAAGTGATACAGTCAGTAATGAGCCAATGTCAGTCCAGACTGTTGTGTGA
- the notchl gene encoding neurogenic locus notch homolog protein 1 isoform X3: protein MALLLGLVFTLWPVSRMCQAALSDPWNSCPTDTACKAKFADGVCDKECTSPQCLRDGFDCVKAKDSCKPGYVQYCRDHYDNTYCEQSCKTASCGWDGSDCFQNQQPNWARGTLILQTSVPFQKGPFQNGSLLWALSVLLQTSVKLRGVVPFQTSTDLFSLEPQQLIELHQQLSTHKSNGSLLFLQVDNRACTHLPHTCFSYAAEAASFLSAVLELNHAPHLVQNELVTLIAIRGIDREVVVKETIAGVSSAWLWPVVGVASGMGVALAVVGVALLVWVRRRRRRRMGGERVRHRSTATDDNNGSKAWTRRSADQHKERSRRDREKDRNGAKKKKKKGKEAGKRRSEPLGEDAIRMRPLRKDLDIGSDTDMTQSSMEDITRTICDHRSPAQKHFDLSPQQPTAQALPGRWERNPAPAQQRAATSTAPVQWCGPDGSVVLIRAVRSGLDRVVLELLRAGVPVNNTDHTGRSALHWACSVNHLSLARTLVRYGATVDQQDHKGETALFLAALHGCYETARFLLLNGANQELTDRRGRRPIDVAREALHHQVLELLLAHRVHLSPFPVDPATEVLWDDRTYLYSQWASPPSLAGRSASFSGVIGNRDLSSPPPSTDWLMSRAQCASAQNWRPMPTQSATALVSPRILGHPSRPISTLQEVTSEAEEEDREPQDVSQATMGHFLSPQPAPRQRSFSCTQHALQRHSSSNQSELPASVAPEKRANEHVEIVVMPHPKASPSQPESKSAALVTNTAQTDSERESKSCESKSDTVSNEPMSVQTVV from the exons ATGGCCCTGCTGTTGGGGCTCGTCTTCACCTTATGGCCTGTCAGCAGAATGTGTCAAG CAGCTCTCAGTGATCCCTGGAATAGCTGTCCCACCGATACGGCGTGCAAGGCCAAGTTTGCAGACGGCGTGTGTGATAAGGAGTGCACCTCTCCACAGTGCCTGCGAGACGGATTTGACTGCGTCAAAGCCAAAGACTCCTGCAA ACCAGGCTACGTGCAGTACTGCCGCGATCACTACGACAACACGTACTGCGAGCAAAGCTGCAAGACGGCCTCCTGCGGGTGGGACGGGTCCGACTGCTTCCAGAACCAGCAGCCCAACTGGGCCAGGGGAACCCTGATCCTGCAGACCTCTGTCCCATTCCAGAAGGGTCCGTTCCAGAACGGATCCCTGCTTTGGGCTCTCAGCGTCTTGCTCCAGACCAGCGTCAAACTGAGAGGTGTGGTGCCTTTCCAGACCAGCACTGACCTCTTCAGTCTGGAGCCCCAGCAACTGATAGAGCTACATCAGCAGCTGTCTACACACAAGAGCAATGG GTCACTGTTGTTCCTGCAGGTGGACAACAGGGCCTGCACGCACCTGCCGCACACCTGCTTCTCATACGCGGCCGAGGCGGCGAGCTTCCTGAGTGCCGTGCTGGAGCTGAACCACGCCCCGCACCTGGTCCAGAACGAGCTCGTCACGCTGATCGCCATCCGCGGGATCGACCGGGAGGTTGTGGTGAAAGAAACTATTGCGGGGGTGTCCAGTG CTTGGCTGTGGCCTGTGGTGGGCGTGGCATCTGGCATGGGCGTGGCCCTAGCCGTGGTGGGCGTGGCACTGCTTGTCTGGGtcaggaggagaagaagaaggagaatgGGAGGTGAGAGAGTGCGCCACAGATCCACCGCCACAGATGACAACAACGGCAGCAAGGCCTGGACACGTCGCTCAGCAGATCAGCACAAGGAGAGAAGCAGGAGGGACAGGGAGAAGGACAGGAACGGcgcaaagaagaagaagaagaaagggaaGGAGGCGGGAAAGAGGCGCAGTGAGCCGCTCGGAGAGGACGCCATCCGCATGCG GCCTCTCAGGAAAGATCTGGACATTGGCAGTGACACAGACATGACCCAGAGCTCCATGGAGGACATCACTCGGACCATCTGTGACCACAGGTCTCCAGCACAGAAGCATTTTGATCTCAGCCCCCAGCAGCCGACCGCTCAAG CCCTCCCAGGGAGGTGGGAGAGGAACCCCGCCCCTGCACAGCAAAGAGCTGCGACCAGT ACGGCTCCAGTCCAGTGGTGTGGCCCAGACGGCTCCGTTGTCCTGATCCGTGCTGTGCGCAGTGGTCTAGACAGGGTGGTGCTGGAGTTGCTGAGAGCGGGCGTGCCAGTGAACAACACTGATCACACCG GGAGATCCGCCCTGCACTGGGCATGCTCAGTAAATCACCTCTCATTGGCTCGGACACTGGTACGCTACGGTGCCACAGTCGATCAGCAGGATCACaag GGTGAGACTGCCCTCTTTCTCGCCGCCCTTCATGGTTGCTATGAAACCGCAAGATTCCTCCTCCTAAACGGGGCCAACCAAGAGCTGACGGACCGCAGGGGGCGTCGACCAATAGATGTGGCTCGGGAAGCATTACATCATCAGGTCCTTGAGCTCCTATTGGCCCACAGAGTCCACCTGAGTCCATTTCCTGTGGACCCAGCCACTGAGGTGCTGTGGGACGACCGTACTTACTTATACTCCCAGTGGGCATCACCTCCTAGCCTAGCAGGAAGAAGTGCGTCCTTTTCTGGGGTCATAGGTAACAGAGACCTGTCCTCGCCACCACCCAG CACTGACTGGCTAATGAGCAGAGCACAGTGTGCCTCCGCCCAGAACTGGCGCCCCATGCCAACCCAATCCGCCACGGCTCTAGTCAGCCCCAGGATTCTTGGCCACCCATCCCGGCCAATCAGCACACTCCAGGAAGTGACTTCAGAAGCGGAGGAAGAAGACCGAGAACCACAGGATGTTTCCCAGGCCACAATGGGCCACTTCCTGTCTCCTCAGCCAGCGCCTCGACAACGTTCCTTTTCCTGCACTCAACACGCACTGCAGCGCCACTCAAGCAGCAACCAATCAGAGCTGCCTGCGTCTGTCGCGCCAGAGAAACGAGCCAATGAACACGTAGAGATAGTGGTCATGCCCCACCCTAAGGCAAGCCCCAGCCAACCAGAGAGTAAAAGTGCAGCGCTGGTCACCAACACGGCTCAGACagactctgagagagagagcaagagctGTGAATCAAAAAGTGATACAGTCAGTAATGAGCCAATGTCAGTCCAGACTGTTGTGTGA
- the notchl gene encoding neurogenic locus notch homolog protein 1 isoform X1, producing MALLLGLVFTLWPVSRMCQAALSDPWNSCPTDTACKAKFADGVCDKECTSPQCLRDGFDCVKAKDSCKPGYVQYCRDHYDNTYCEQSCKTASCGWDGSDCFQNQQPNWARGTLILQTSVPFQKGPFQNGSLLWALSVLLQTSVKLRGVVPFQTSTDLFSLEPQQLIELHQQLSTHKSNGSLLFLQVDNRACTHLPHTCFSYAAEAASFLSAVLELNHAPHLVQNELVTLIAIRGIDREVVVKETIAGVSSAWLWPVVGVASGMGVALAVVGVALLVWVRRRRRRRMGGERVRHRSTATDDNNGSKAWTRRSADQHKERSRRDREKDRNGAKKKKKKGKEAGKRRSEPLGEDAIRMRPLRKDLDIGSDTDMTQSSMEDITRTICDHRSPAQKHFDLSPQQPTAQAALPGRWERNPAPAQQRAATSTAPVQWCGPDGSVVLIRAVRSGLDRVVLELLRAGVPVNNTDHTGRSALHWACSVNHLSLARTLVRYGATVDQQDHKGETALFLAALHGCYETARFLLLNGANQELTDRRGRRPIDVAREALHHQVLELLLAHRVHLSPFPVDPATEVLWDDRTYLYSQWASPPSLAGRSASFSGVIGNRDLSSPPPSTDWLMSRAQCASAQNWRPMPTQSATALVSPRILGHPSRPISTLQEVTSEAEEEDREPQDVSQATMGHFLSPQPAPRQRSFSCTQHALQRHSSSNQSELPASVAPEKRANEHVEIVVMPHPKASPSQPESKSAALVTNTAQTDSERESKSCESKSDTVSNEPMSVQTVV from the exons ATGGCCCTGCTGTTGGGGCTCGTCTTCACCTTATGGCCTGTCAGCAGAATGTGTCAAG CAGCTCTCAGTGATCCCTGGAATAGCTGTCCCACCGATACGGCGTGCAAGGCCAAGTTTGCAGACGGCGTGTGTGATAAGGAGTGCACCTCTCCACAGTGCCTGCGAGACGGATTTGACTGCGTCAAAGCCAAAGACTCCTGCAA ACCAGGCTACGTGCAGTACTGCCGCGATCACTACGACAACACGTACTGCGAGCAAAGCTGCAAGACGGCCTCCTGCGGGTGGGACGGGTCCGACTGCTTCCAGAACCAGCAGCCCAACTGGGCCAGGGGAACCCTGATCCTGCAGACCTCTGTCCCATTCCAGAAGGGTCCGTTCCAGAACGGATCCCTGCTTTGGGCTCTCAGCGTCTTGCTCCAGACCAGCGTCAAACTGAGAGGTGTGGTGCCTTTCCAGACCAGCACTGACCTCTTCAGTCTGGAGCCCCAGCAACTGATAGAGCTACATCAGCAGCTGTCTACACACAAGAGCAATGG GTCACTGTTGTTCCTGCAGGTGGACAACAGGGCCTGCACGCACCTGCCGCACACCTGCTTCTCATACGCGGCCGAGGCGGCGAGCTTCCTGAGTGCCGTGCTGGAGCTGAACCACGCCCCGCACCTGGTCCAGAACGAGCTCGTCACGCTGATCGCCATCCGCGGGATCGACCGGGAGGTTGTGGTGAAAGAAACTATTGCGGGGGTGTCCAGTG CTTGGCTGTGGCCTGTGGTGGGCGTGGCATCTGGCATGGGCGTGGCCCTAGCCGTGGTGGGCGTGGCACTGCTTGTCTGGGtcaggaggagaagaagaaggagaatgGGAGGTGAGAGAGTGCGCCACAGATCCACCGCCACAGATGACAACAACGGCAGCAAGGCCTGGACACGTCGCTCAGCAGATCAGCACAAGGAGAGAAGCAGGAGGGACAGGGAGAAGGACAGGAACGGcgcaaagaagaagaagaagaaagggaaGGAGGCGGGAAAGAGGCGCAGTGAGCCGCTCGGAGAGGACGCCATCCGCATGCG GCCTCTCAGGAAAGATCTGGACATTGGCAGTGACACAGACATGACCCAGAGCTCCATGGAGGACATCACTCGGACCATCTGTGACCACAGGTCTCCAGCACAGAAGCATTTTGATCTCAGCCCCCAGCAGCCGACCGCTCAAG CAGCCCTCCCAGGGAGGTGGGAGAGGAACCCCGCCCCTGCACAGCAAAGAGCTGCGACCAGT ACGGCTCCAGTCCAGTGGTGTGGCCCAGACGGCTCCGTTGTCCTGATCCGTGCTGTGCGCAGTGGTCTAGACAGGGTGGTGCTGGAGTTGCTGAGAGCGGGCGTGCCAGTGAACAACACTGATCACACCG GGAGATCCGCCCTGCACTGGGCATGCTCAGTAAATCACCTCTCATTGGCTCGGACACTGGTACGCTACGGTGCCACAGTCGATCAGCAGGATCACaag GGTGAGACTGCCCTCTTTCTCGCCGCCCTTCATGGTTGCTATGAAACCGCAAGATTCCTCCTCCTAAACGGGGCCAACCAAGAGCTGACGGACCGCAGGGGGCGTCGACCAATAGATGTGGCTCGGGAAGCATTACATCATCAGGTCCTTGAGCTCCTATTGGCCCACAGAGTCCACCTGAGTCCATTTCCTGTGGACCCAGCCACTGAGGTGCTGTGGGACGACCGTACTTACTTATACTCCCAGTGGGCATCACCTCCTAGCCTAGCAGGAAGAAGTGCGTCCTTTTCTGGGGTCATAGGTAACAGAGACCTGTCCTCGCCACCACCCAG CACTGACTGGCTAATGAGCAGAGCACAGTGTGCCTCCGCCCAGAACTGGCGCCCCATGCCAACCCAATCCGCCACGGCTCTAGTCAGCCCCAGGATTCTTGGCCACCCATCCCGGCCAATCAGCACACTCCAGGAAGTGACTTCAGAAGCGGAGGAAGAAGACCGAGAACCACAGGATGTTTCCCAGGCCACAATGGGCCACTTCCTGTCTCCTCAGCCAGCGCCTCGACAACGTTCCTTTTCCTGCACTCAACACGCACTGCAGCGCCACTCAAGCAGCAACCAATCAGAGCTGCCTGCGTCTGTCGCGCCAGAGAAACGAGCCAATGAACACGTAGAGATAGTGGTCATGCCCCACCCTAAGGCAAGCCCCAGCCAACCAGAGAGTAAAAGTGCAGCGCTGGTCACCAACACGGCTCAGACagactctgagagagagagcaagagctGTGAATCAAAAAGTGATACAGTCAGTAATGAGCCAATGTCAGTCCAGACTGTTGTGTGA
- the notchl gene encoding neurogenic locus notch homolog protein 1 isoform X4 gives MALLLGLVFTLWPVSRMCQAALSDPWNSCPTDTACKAKFADGVCDKECTSPQCLRDGFDCVKAKDSCKPGYVQYCRDHYDNTYCEQSCKTASCGWDGSDCFQNQQPNWARGTLILQTSVPFQKGPFQNGSLLWALSVLLQTSVKLRGVVPFQTSTDLFSLEPQQLIELHQQLSTHKSNGSLLFLQVDNRACTHLPHTCFSYAAEAASFLSAVLELNHAPHLVQNELVTLIAIRGIDREVVVKETIAGVSSAWLWPVVGVASGMGVALAVVGVALLVWVRRRRRRRMGGERVRHRSTATDDNNGSKAWTRRSADQHKERSRRDREKDRNGAKKKKKKGKEAGKRRSEPLGEDAIRMRPLRKDLDIGSDTDMTQSSMEDITRTICDHRSPAQKHFDLSPQQPTAQAALPGRWERNPAPAQQRAATSTAPVQWCGPDGSVVLIRAVRSGLDRVVLELLRAGVPVNNTDHTGRSALHWACSVNHLSLARTLVRYGATVDQQDHKIPPPKRGQPRADGPQGASTNRCGSGSITSSGP, from the exons ATGGCCCTGCTGTTGGGGCTCGTCTTCACCTTATGGCCTGTCAGCAGAATGTGTCAAG CAGCTCTCAGTGATCCCTGGAATAGCTGTCCCACCGATACGGCGTGCAAGGCCAAGTTTGCAGACGGCGTGTGTGATAAGGAGTGCACCTCTCCACAGTGCCTGCGAGACGGATTTGACTGCGTCAAAGCCAAAGACTCCTGCAA ACCAGGCTACGTGCAGTACTGCCGCGATCACTACGACAACACGTACTGCGAGCAAAGCTGCAAGACGGCCTCCTGCGGGTGGGACGGGTCCGACTGCTTCCAGAACCAGCAGCCCAACTGGGCCAGGGGAACCCTGATCCTGCAGACCTCTGTCCCATTCCAGAAGGGTCCGTTCCAGAACGGATCCCTGCTTTGGGCTCTCAGCGTCTTGCTCCAGACCAGCGTCAAACTGAGAGGTGTGGTGCCTTTCCAGACCAGCACTGACCTCTTCAGTCTGGAGCCCCAGCAACTGATAGAGCTACATCAGCAGCTGTCTACACACAAGAGCAATGG GTCACTGTTGTTCCTGCAGGTGGACAACAGGGCCTGCACGCACCTGCCGCACACCTGCTTCTCATACGCGGCCGAGGCGGCGAGCTTCCTGAGTGCCGTGCTGGAGCTGAACCACGCCCCGCACCTGGTCCAGAACGAGCTCGTCACGCTGATCGCCATCCGCGGGATCGACCGGGAGGTTGTGGTGAAAGAAACTATTGCGGGGGTGTCCAGTG CTTGGCTGTGGCCTGTGGTGGGCGTGGCATCTGGCATGGGCGTGGCCCTAGCCGTGGTGGGCGTGGCACTGCTTGTCTGGGtcaggaggagaagaagaaggagaatgGGAGGTGAGAGAGTGCGCCACAGATCCACCGCCACAGATGACAACAACGGCAGCAAGGCCTGGACACGTCGCTCAGCAGATCAGCACAAGGAGAGAAGCAGGAGGGACAGGGAGAAGGACAGGAACGGcgcaaagaagaagaagaagaaagggaaGGAGGCGGGAAAGAGGCGCAGTGAGCCGCTCGGAGAGGACGCCATCCGCATGCG GCCTCTCAGGAAAGATCTGGACATTGGCAGTGACACAGACATGACCCAGAGCTCCATGGAGGACATCACTCGGACCATCTGTGACCACAGGTCTCCAGCACAGAAGCATTTTGATCTCAGCCCCCAGCAGCCGACCGCTCAAG CAGCCCTCCCAGGGAGGTGGGAGAGGAACCCCGCCCCTGCACAGCAAAGAGCTGCGACCAGT ACGGCTCCAGTCCAGTGGTGTGGCCCAGACGGCTCCGTTGTCCTGATCCGTGCTGTGCGCAGTGGTCTAGACAGGGTGGTGCTGGAGTTGCTGAGAGCGGGCGTGCCAGTGAACAACACTGATCACACCG GGAGATCCGCCCTGCACTGGGCATGCTCAGTAAATCACCTCTCATTGGCTCGGACACTGGTACGCTACGGTGCCACAGTCGATCAGCAGGATCACaag ATTCCTCCTCCTAAACGGGGCCAACCAAGAGCTGACGGACCGCAGGGGGCGTCGACCAATAGATGTGGCTCGGGAAGCATTACATCATCAGGTCCTTGA